A region from the Triticum aestivum cultivar Chinese Spring chromosome 3D, IWGSC CS RefSeq v2.1, whole genome shotgun sequence genome encodes:
- the LOC123078048 gene encoding RNA-binding protein 25 encodes MAAPPPTLTLAVEKGPREGETRQCSAGAVLRVGRVVKGNDLAVRDGGASQQHLVIEFLPPPGAGWAVSDLGSSNGTLLNGKPLAPSVPAPLSHGDLIKVGDSTVLAVSIAPDSDPKPVANPSSRRSSRQTAVVAPMAAEEKPPAVTRRGARKKAPPAAQHPDTQKEDPEAEGVAVDEKPQVVTRRGGRQKLAAAEPLFEMEETVEAPHRGEQRKPVEPSAPENEEVDKEEATAVTRRGRRKNAAQPPEPEKEKEEATVVTRRGRHKNVVEPSEPEKEEEEATAVTRRGRQKNVAEPSEPEKEEEATAVTRRGMRKNVAEPPELEKGKEEEVTVVTRHGRQKNVAEPSEPEKEEEATAVTRRGMRKNVAEPPELEKGKEEEVTVVTRRGRRKNVAQPPEPEKEKEEEATVVTRRGRQKNVVQPPEPEKEKEEATVVTRRGRQKNVVEPPKPEKEEEEEAPVVTNRRGRKKSVVTDAPLQLPPKMRSVRGRGKKANASDMVLEDVEEQGGNELAVSRVRPEDLLVSMTLKAAKAQKRDKVASGDGDVEGAAVSLEEKVPKGRASARLATFDNGANAAAVPIEEMEEAVDATLRGRRKKAVEPHEPEKDEEEGMVVTRRGRRKKNMVPHEPEKEEKEDKAPVVMHHGATKKNEAAVAAVSLPPKRKSARGRGRPTRASAMNTVLEEEEEGEQGGNKLSASRARTGKPPTSTTVKKGDKAAALDGEVKRTAKALEEKLPKRRAVAKLAANNISYAAAAEPTEEMEEATEASHHGGQKAMEHPELENDEDATMVTRRAERKRAAMVKRRVAGKKDVVAGMRSGRGRGRVGRTSARNNVPQEDIMVVDKENELPVPRELAGNLPVVTVVNAGEDREVKGTKKAVESELPKGRASAQSFSDNKSEEEQGGANSSSRVASAQSSSNNKGGTNGSSRVDSGSNGIPNTTSKYREDRKLKPYSTPFDVRLDRALKKYSA; translated from the exons ATGGCCGCTCCGCCGCCGACGCTCACCCTGGCGGTGGAGAAGGGGCCACGGGAGGGGGAGACCCGGCAGTGCAGCGCGGGCGCCGTCCTCCGCGTCGGTCGCGTCGTCAAGGGCAACGATCTCGCCGTGCGCGACGGGGGAGCGTCGCAGCAGCACCTCGTCATCGAGTTcctcccgccgcccggcgccgggtGGGCCGTCTCCGATCTCGGGTCCTCCAACGGCACCCTCCTCAACGGCAAGCCCCTCGCGCCCTCCGTCCCCGCCCCGCTCTCCCACGGGGACCTAATCAAGGTCGGCGATTCGACCGTGCTCGCCGTCTCCATCGCGCCTGATTCGGATCCCAAGCCTGTCGCCAACCCCAGTTCCAGGCGCTCCTCGCGCCAGACGGCGGTGGTGGCACCGATGGCGGCGGAGGAGAAGCCCCCTGCGGTGACCCGCCGTGGCGCACGGAAGAAAGCGCCGCCGGCCGCCCAGCACCCCGACACGCAGAAGGAAGATCCAGAGGCAGAGGGAGTGGCGGTGGATGAGAAGCCCCAGGTGGTTACGCGCCGGGGAGGACGGCAGAAGCTGGCTGCAGCGGAGCCCCTATTTGAGATGGAGGAGACTGTGGAGGCGCCTCACCGTGGAGAGCAGAGGAAGCCCGTGGAGCCTTCTGCACCAGAGAATGAGGAGGTGGATAAGGAGGAGGCCACGGCGGTGACGCGCCGTGGCAGACGGAAGAATGCTGCGCAGCCCCCTGAACCAGAGAAGGAAAAGGAGGAGGCCACAGTGGTGACGCGCCGTGGCAGGCACAAGAATGTTGTGGAGCCCTCTGAaccagagaaggaagaggaggaggccaCGGCGGTGACACGCCGTGGCAGGCAGAAGAATGTTGCGGAGCCCTCTGAaccagagaaggaagaggaggcaACAGCGGTGACGCGCCGTGGCATGCGGAAGAATGTCGCGGAGCCCCCTGAACTAGAgaagggaaaggaggaggaggtcacAGTGGTGACGCGCCATGGCAGGCAGAAGAATGTTGCGGAGCCCTCTGAaccagagaaggaagaggaggccACAGCGGTGACGCGCCGTGGCATGCGGAAGAATGTTGCGGAGCCCCCTGAACTAGAgaagggaaaggaggaggaggtcacAGTGGTGACGCGCCGTGGCAGACGGAAGAATGTTGCGCAGCCCCCTGAACCAGAGAAGgaaaaggaggaggaggccacagTGGTGACACGCCGTGGCAGGCAGAAGAATGTTGTGCAGCCCCCTGAACCAGAGAAGGAAAAGGAGGAGGCCACAGTGGTGACGCGCCGTGGCAGGCAGAAGAATGTTGTGGAGCCCCCTaaaccggagaaggaagaggaggaggaagccccGGTAGTGACAAACCGCAGAGGGAGGAAGAAGAGTGTGGTGACGGACGCCCCTCTGCAATTGCCTCCGAAGATGAGGTCAGTAAGGGGCCGTGGAAAAAAGGCTAATGCAAGCGACATGGTTCTTGAGGATGTGGAAGAGCAGGGAGGAAATGAGTTGGCTGTATCAAGAGTTCGTCCTGAGGACCTGCTTGTTTCGATGACATTGAAGGCTGCTAAGGCGCAGAAGAGGGATAAGGTGGCATCTGGGGATGGAGACGTAGAAGGGGCTGCAGTGTCATTGGAGGAGAAAGTGCCGAAGGGGAGGGCCAGTGCTCGGCTTGCCACTTTCGATAATGGTGCCAATGCGGCTGCAGTGCCCATTGAAGAGATGGAGGAGGCTGTGGATGCAACGCTCCGAGGGAGGCGGAAGAAGGCCGTTGAACCTCATGAACCAGagaaggacgaggaggagggcaTGGTGGTGACACGTCGCGGGAGGCGGAAGAAGAACATGGTACCGCATGAACCAGAGAAGGAAGAGAAGGAGGACAAAGCCCCAGTGGTGATGCACCATGGCGCAACGAAGAAGAATGAGGCGGCAGTTGCTGCTGTATCACTGCCTCCAAAGAGGAAGTCTGCAAGGGGCCGGGGCAGGCCTACAAGGGCCAGTGCAATGAACACAgttcttgaggaggaggaggagggggagcaggGGGGAAATAAGTTGAGTGCGTCAAGAGCACGCACAGGGAAGCCACCGACTTCGACGACGGTGAAGAAGGGGGATAAGGCAGCAGCTCTGGATGGAGAGGTCAAAAGAACTGCAAAGGCGTTGGAGGAGAAATTACCAAAGAGGAGGGCCGTTGCTAAGCTTGCTGCTAACAATATCTCTTATGCGGCTGCAGCCGAGCCCACTGAAGAGATGGAGGAGGCTACAGAAGCGTCTCACCACGGGGGGCAGAAAGCCATGGAGCACCCTGAACTTGAGAATGATGAGGATGCCACCATGGTGACGCGCCGTGCGGAGAGGAAGAGGGCTGCTATGGTGAAGCGCCGTGTTGCCGGGAAAAAGGATGTGGTGGCGGGGATGAGGTCTGGAAGGGGACGAGGAAGGGTTGGAAGGACTAGTGCAAGGAATAACGTTCCTCAGGAAGACATCATGGTGGTAGACAAGGAAAATGAATTGCCTGTGCCAAGAGAGCTGGCTGGGAATCTGCCAGTTGTGACCGTGGTGAATGCGGGTGAGGATAGAGAAGTCAAAGGAACCAAAAAAGCAGTGGAGTCTGAATTGCCAAAGGGGAGGGCCAGTGCCCAGTCTTTTTCCGACAACAAGAGTGAGGAGGAACAGGGTGGTGCGAACAGTTCTTCTAGAGTTGCCAGTGCCCAGTCTTCTTCCAACAACAAGGGTGGAACAAATGGTTCTTCTAGAGTTGATTCAGGATCTAATGGAATCCCCAACACAACAAGCAAATACAGAGAG GATAGAAAACTGAAGCCGTACTCGACTCCCTTTGATGTCAGGCTGGATAGAGCTCTGAAGAAATACTCTGCATGA